Proteins from a genomic interval of Sporomusaceae bacterium:
- a CDS encoding peptidoglycan DD-metalloendopeptidase family protein, whose amino-acid sequence MPWTNNLFQELKRLRTRQTWTEPRPVYVATGLVVMAAVLMLVIVSGIRQPAVPVPIVPQARLEAPSATAIRHETPPVSMAAVRAADMPLTAAPAQQAASVGKSGDRPRRPVVGAASAAFGWQPHPLYGDWRYHPGVDVVAPAGAAVRAMWGGRVTEIYEDRQYGLTVAVAGGGYTVHYGSLAAVVVARDQHLPAGASVGTVGEAPGERYPHLHLAVKGGDKYVDPQELLAKSE is encoded by the coding sequence ATGCCCTGGACGAACAACCTGTTTCAAGAGCTGAAGCGCCTTAGGACACGGCAGACGTGGACGGAGCCCCGGCCAGTATACGTAGCCACAGGACTGGTCGTCATGGCGGCTGTCCTTATGCTGGTTATAGTCAGCGGTATCCGGCAGCCGGCTGTACCGGTGCCTATCGTCCCCCAGGCGCGCCTGGAGGCGCCGTCCGCCACGGCGATCCGTCACGAGACGCCGCCTGTAAGCATGGCGGCCGTGCGGGCGGCGGACATGCCCCTGACCGCCGCGCCCGCACAACAGGCGGCAAGTGTAGGAAAGTCAGGCGATAGGCCACGTCGGCCGGTTGTCGGGGCAGCCTCAGCGGCGTTCGGCTGGCAGCCGCATCCGCTCTACGGCGACTGGCGCTATCACCCCGGCGTCGATGTCGTTGCTCCTGCGGGCGCCGCAGTGAGGGCGATGTGGGGAGGACGGGTGACGGAAATTTACGAGGACAGGCAGTACGGGCTGACGGTGGCGGTGGCCGGAGGCGGCTACACCGTACACTACGGTTCACTGGCCGCCGTCGTCGTGGCCAGAGACCAGCACCTTCCAGCCGGCGCCAGCGTCGGCACCGTCGGGGAGGCGCCCGGCGAACGGTACCCCCATCTCCACCTGGCAGTCAAAGGCGGCGACAAGTATGTCGACCCACAGGAACTGCTGGCGAAAAGCGAATAG
- the spoIIID gene encoding sporulation transcriptional regulator SpoIIID → MKDYIRKRVLDICNHILESKHTVRQTATVFGVSKSTVHKDMIERLPTINKRLANKVRHILEINKAERHIRGGEATRKKYKDGKENSEK, encoded by the coding sequence ATGAAGGACTATATCCGCAAGCGGGTGCTGGACATCTGTAACCACATACTCGAAAGCAAGCACACGGTAAGACAGACGGCAACCGTTTTCGGGGTAAGCAAAAGTACCGTACATAAAGATATGATCGAGCGACTTCCCACAATCAACAAACGGCTGGCAAACAAGGTGCGTCATATCCTGGAGATCAACAAGGCTGAACGCCACATCCGCGGCGGCGAGGCGACCAGGAAGAAGTATAAAGACGGCAAAGAAAATAGTGAGAAATAA
- a CDS encoding rod shape-determining protein, which produces MFGMSMDIGVDLGTATVLVYIKGKGIVLREPSVVAIDRDTNRIIAIGEEARRMLGRTPGNIVAIRPLREGVIADYDTTESMLRHFIEKVAGRSMFFKPRIMVCVPSGVTTVEKRAVLEAAMQAGARKTYLIEEPLAAALGAGLVISEPCGSMVVDIGGGTTDVAVLSLGGIVVSESLRVGGDKFDEALVRYIKKEYNIMIGERTAEEIKVNVGTAFPSGRNESMEIRGRDLVSGLPKTMRIGSTETREALAEPISLIIECVKTVLEKTPPELAADIVDRGIVMTGGGSLLHGLDRLISQETGIPTYLADDPLSCVALGTGKALESLETIQDSLTTIKKGSIA; this is translated from the coding sequence ATGTTCGGAATGTCTATGGATATCGGGGTGGACTTGGGAACAGCTACCGTACTGGTATATATAAAAGGCAAGGGGATCGTTCTGCGTGAGCCGTCGGTCGTGGCTATCGACCGCGACACCAACCGCATCATCGCGATCGGCGAGGAAGCCCGCCGGATGCTGGGGAGGACGCCGGGCAACATCGTGGCCATCCGTCCTTTGCGTGAAGGCGTTATCGCCGACTACGACACGACGGAAAGCATGCTCCGCCATTTCATCGAGAAGGTGGCCGGCCGGAGTATGTTCTTCAAGCCGCGCATCATGGTGTGCGTGCCGTCCGGTGTCACGACCGTGGAGAAACGGGCGGTGCTGGAGGCGGCCATGCAGGCCGGGGCCCGCAAGACATACCTTATCGAAGAACCGCTGGCGGCCGCCCTCGGCGCCGGTCTGGTGATATCCGAGCCGTGCGGATCGATGGTCGTCGATATCGGCGGCGGCACCACCGACGTAGCGGTGCTGAGCCTCGGCGGCATCGTCGTAAGCGAGTCGCTCAGGGTCGGCGGCGACAAGTTTGACGAAGCGCTGGTACGTTACATCAAGAAGGAATATAATATCATGATCGGCGAACGCACTGCAGAGGAAATCAAGGTCAATGTCGGCACCGCGTTCCCGTCCGGCCGCAACGAATCGATGGAGATTCGCGGCCGCGATCTGGTGTCCGGCCTGCCGAAAACAATGCGGATCGGCTCCACGGAAACGCGTGAGGCTTTGGCGGAACCGATTTCCCTCATAATCGAATGCGTCAAGACAGTGCTGGAGAAAACCCCGCCAGAACTGGCGGCCGACATCGTCGATCGCGGCATCGTCATGACCGGCGGCGGCTCACTCCTCCACGGGCTGGACAGACTTATCAGCCAGGAAACCGGCATACCCACCTATCTGGCCGACGACCCGCTGTCCTGCGTGGCGCTGGGCACCGGCAAGGCGCTGGAGTCGCTCGAGACTATCCAGGATTCGTTGACGACAATAAAAAAAGGCAGCATAGCGTAA
- the flgF gene encoding flagellar basal-body rod protein FlgF: MIRGIYVAGSGMMTEAARTDIIANNLANASTAGYRKDIAVGKDFRNMLIQRINDGPNRPAIGSMGVGSVIDEVATIHTQGMMRQTGNKYDLAIEGRGFFAVETPAGVRYTRNGSFTRSAQGELVTQDGYRVLGQGGAIQLGDPQSKVDIVEDGRIMVDDADADTLRIAGFADEKRLVKEGATLFAAGPGQQEEPAEGILIREGYLELSNVNVVAEMVNLITGYRAYEINSKAVQAHDSLLDKAVNDVGRV, translated from the coding sequence ATGATAAGGGGAATTTATGTCGCCGGGTCGGGGATGATGACCGAGGCGGCGAGGACCGACATCATCGCCAATAACCTCGCCAACGCGAGCACGGCGGGCTATCGCAAAGATATCGCCGTCGGCAAGGACTTCCGCAACATGCTCATCCAGCGGATCAACGACGGGCCGAATCGCCCGGCCATCGGCAGCATGGGGGTCGGCTCGGTTATCGACGAGGTTGCTACCATCCACACCCAGGGAATGATGAGGCAGACCGGCAACAAGTACGATCTGGCCATCGAAGGCCGCGGCTTTTTCGCGGTGGAAACGCCGGCCGGAGTTCGTTACACCCGCAACGGCAGCTTTACCCGCAGCGCCCAGGGCGAACTGGTTACCCAGGACGGATACCGGGTACTCGGCCAGGGTGGGGCCATTCAGCTGGGCGACCCTCAAAGCAAGGTCGACATCGTCGAAGACGGCCGGATCATGGTGGACGACGCGGACGCCGACACGCTGAGGATTGCAGGCTTCGCCGACGAGAAGCGGCTTGTCAAAGAGGGCGCCACGCTGTTTGCCGCCGGACCTGGCCAGCAGGAAGAACCGGCTGAGGGCATCCTGATACGCGAGGGCTACCTCGAACTCTCCAACGTCAATGTGGTGGCCGAGATGGTCAATCTTATCACCGGCTACCGGGCCTACGAGATCAACAGCAAAGCCGTGCAGGCCCATGATTCGCTGCTTGACAAAGCCGTCAATGATGTAGGCAGAGTGTAA
- the flgG gene encoding flagellar basal-body rod protein FlgG — protein sequence MMRALWTAGTGMVAQQANIDVISNNLANVNTTGFKKSRADFQDLMYQTVRQAGATTGPDTQLPTGIQIGHGVRQVATQKIYTMGNLQSTGNQLDIAIEGDGFFRITMPDGTLNYTRDGAFKKDSAGRIVTSEGYPLEPLITIPEGTTEITISSDGRVTATIPTQTNPQELGQIQLARFTNPAGLESVGRNLLKETAASGAPVDSNPGSDGAGTLVQKYVEMSNVQVVEEMVNMIVAERAYQMNSKAITTSDSMLEIAANLKR from the coding sequence ATGATGCGCGCGTTATGGACGGCCGGCACGGGTATGGTAGCCCAGCAGGCCAATATTGACGTTATTTCCAATAACCTGGCGAACGTCAATACCACCGGCTTCAAGAAAAGCCGCGCCGATTTCCAGGACCTGATGTACCAGACCGTCCGCCAGGCTGGGGCGACGACCGGCCCCGACACGCAATTGCCCACAGGCATTCAGATCGGCCACGGCGTCCGCCAGGTGGCGACACAGAAAATTTACACCATGGGCAATCTTCAGAGTACCGGCAATCAACTCGATATCGCCATCGAGGGCGACGGCTTCTTCAGGATAACAATGCCGGACGGGACGCTCAATTACACCCGGGACGGCGCCTTCAAAAAGGACAGCGCCGGACGGATAGTGACGTCCGAAGGTTATCCGCTCGAGCCGCTGATCACCATCCCCGAAGGTACCACCGAGATTACGATTTCTTCCGACGGCCGCGTGACGGCCACCATCCCCACCCAGACCAATCCGCAAGAACTCGGCCAGATTCAGTTGGCCCGGTTTACCAACCCGGCCGGCCTGGAGAGCGTCGGCCGCAACCTGCTCAAGGAGACGGCGGCTTCCGGGGCGCCGGTCGATAGCAATCCGGGCTCGGACGGCGCCGGTACGCTGGTGCAGAAATACGTCGAGATGTCCAACGTCCAGGTTGTGGAAGAGATGGTCAACATGATCGTCGCCGAGCGGGCGTATCAGATGAACTCCAAAGCGATCACGACCAGCGACTCAATGCTCGAGATTGCCGCCAACCTCAAGCGATAG